Proteins from one Gimesia maris genomic window:
- a CDS encoding arylsulfatase gives MFRQLLLILTVICSMNLLASVRLEATEKQKPNIIFIMADDLGYAELGCYGQKKIKTPHIDKLAAEGMKFTQAYAGSMVCQPSRSVLMTGQHTGHTAVRANDLNQLLYEEDTTVAEVLKIAGYATGAFGKWGLGYEGTPGRPGQQGFDDFTGQLLQVHAHFYYPFWIWNNEHRLMLPENENNQRGRYIHDLIHEDAKAFIQKNKAQPFFAYLPYIIPHVELVVPEESEKPYRGQFPKKQILDPRPGYIGSEDGLTTFAGMVSRLDDHVGEIVTLLEDLGIRDNTLIIFTSDNGGQGGTWKEMTDFFNGNAPLRGHKGSMYEGGIRVPFIANWPGKIAAGKTSDLQIAFWDVLPTLAQVAGTTVPSGVDIDGISFLPTLLGKGKQPEHEYLYWEYTRGKIRSRAIRQGNWKAVQNRMNQPIELYDLGTDIGETKNLAKQHPEKIKDLQQIMQQAHSEPRDFPQTLKPVGIKGYVK, from the coding sequence ATGTTTCGACAACTCTTATTAATTTTGACAGTCATATGCAGTATGAACCTCCTTGCTTCCGTCAGACTGGAAGCGACAGAGAAACAGAAACCGAATATTATTTTCATCATGGCCGACGATTTAGGCTACGCGGAACTTGGTTGCTACGGTCAGAAAAAAATCAAAACACCGCATATCGACAAGCTGGCTGCAGAAGGTATGAAATTCACGCAGGCTTATGCCGGTTCGATGGTCTGTCAGCCTTCACGCAGTGTATTGATGACAGGACAACACACCGGGCATACCGCCGTGCGTGCCAACGACCTGAACCAGTTGTTGTATGAAGAAGACACGACCGTTGCCGAAGTACTCAAAATCGCCGGCTATGCTACGGGTGCGTTCGGCAAATGGGGCCTGGGTTATGAAGGAACACCTGGCCGACCCGGACAGCAGGGCTTTGATGATTTCACAGGGCAACTGCTGCAGGTACACGCCCACTTCTATTATCCCTTCTGGATCTGGAATAATGAGCACAGACTCATGCTGCCTGAAAATGAAAATAACCAGCGCGGCCGCTACATTCACGATCTGATTCATGAAGACGCCAAAGCTTTCATCCAGAAAAATAAAGCGCAGCCCTTCTTCGCCTATCTGCCTTACATTATTCCTCACGTGGAACTGGTGGTCCCGGAAGAGTCAGAAAAGCCGTATCGTGGTCAGTTTCCCAAAAAACAGATCCTGGATCCCCGACCTGGTTATATTGGTTCGGAAGACGGTCTGACGACGTTTGCCGGCATGGTCTCCCGCCTGGACGATCACGTGGGAGAAATCGTCACGCTGCTGGAAGACCTGGGGATTCGTGATAATACGTTGATTATTTTTACCTCCGATAATGGCGGGCAGGGGGGAACCTGGAAAGAGATGACCGATTTCTTCAACGGTAATGCGCCGCTCCGCGGTCATAAAGGTTCGATGTATGAAGGAGGCATTCGAGTTCCTTTCATCGCGAACTGGCCGGGAAAAATCGCTGCCGGAAAAACATCTGATCTGCAGATTGCTTTCTGGGATGTATTGCCCACACTGGCTCAGGTTGCAGGGACTACAGTTCCCTCTGGTGTCGATATCGACGGCATCTCGTTTTTGCCCACCCTCCTGGGCAAAGGGAAGCAACCAGAACACGAGTACCTCTACTGGGAATACACCAGGGGGAAGATTCGCTCGCGTGCGATTCGCCAGGGAAACTGGAAAGCCGTACAGAATCGTATGAATCAGCCGATTGAACTCTACGACCTGGGTACAGATATTGGGGAAACGAAAAACCTTGCGAAACAGCATCCGGAAAAAATCAAAGATCTGCAGCAGATCATGCAGCAGGCTCATTCTGAACCGCGAGACTTTCCCCAGACACTGAAGCCGGTGGGCATCAAAGGATACGTGAAGTAA
- the glgC gene encoding glucose-1-phosphate adenylyltransferase, which translates to MRNVLALVLAGGKGSRLEPLTRDRAKPAVPFGGGYRIIDFTLSNCINSGLRRILILTQYKAASLDRHINLGWRFLCRELNEFIDVLPPQQRIDEQWYQGTADAVYQNIYTIERARSEHILILSGDHIYKMDYSKLIRDHKESGAEVTIGCIPVDRDEATQFGVMGVDEDMRVVKFEEKPANPAPMPNHPDKSLASMGIYVFNTNFLFERLCYDATQLDSSHDFGKNIIPSIIDDHLIRAYPFQDKNTGDGYYWRDVGTIDAYYEANMDLVSVHPQLNLYDNTWPIRSYQPPDPPPKFVFAQSEGNKPRVGQAVDSMVCAGSIISGGRVSQSIISSNVRVNSWAEVDNSILFSGVNVGRHAKIRNAIIDKGVSIPKGCEIGYDLEADKSRGFAVSESGIVVIGKMDGFPARVES; encoded by the coding sequence ATGCGAAATGTGTTGGCCTTGGTTCTGGCCGGTGGTAAGGGATCACGTCTGGAACCGCTTACCAGGGATCGAGCAAAACCCGCTGTACCGTTTGGAGGCGGTTATCGCATCATCGATTTTACACTTTCGAACTGCATCAACAGCGGGCTGCGTCGGATCCTGATTCTGACCCAGTATAAAGCAGCCAGTCTCGATCGGCATATCAATCTGGGCTGGCGGTTCCTCTGTCGGGAGTTGAATGAATTCATCGACGTTCTACCTCCTCAGCAGCGTATCGACGAACAGTGGTACCAGGGAACCGCCGACGCCGTCTATCAGAATATCTACACCATCGAACGGGCCCGCTCGGAACACATCCTGATCCTTTCCGGCGATCATATTTATAAAATGGATTATTCCAAACTGATTCGCGATCATAAGGAATCCGGCGCGGAAGTCACCATTGGCTGCATTCCCGTAGATCGTGACGAAGCCACGCAGTTTGGTGTGATGGGCGTCGATGAAGATATGCGCGTGGTCAAGTTCGAAGAAAAGCCGGCCAATCCCGCTCCCATGCCCAACCATCCCGATAAAAGCCTGGCTTCGATGGGCATCTATGTTTTCAATACGAATTTCCTGTTTGAACGATTGTGTTATGATGCGACTCAGCTCGACAGTTCACATGACTTCGGCAAGAATATTATTCCGTCGATCATCGACGACCACCTGATTCGCGCGTATCCCTTCCAGGATAAAAATACAGGCGACGGTTATTACTGGCGCGATGTCGGAACGATCGACGCGTATTATGAAGCGAATATGGATCTGGTCTCCGTACACCCGCAGTTAAACCTGTACGATAATACCTGGCCCATTCGTTCCTATCAGCCACCCGATCCACCACCCAAGTTTGTCTTTGCCCAGAGTGAAGGCAATAAACCACGCGTGGGTCAGGCCGTCGACAGTATGGTCTGTGCGGGCTCGATTATCTCAGGTGGTCGCGTCAGCCAGTCGATCATTTCCTCCAACGTACGCGTTAACAGCTGGGCAGAAGTCGATAATTCGATTCTGTTCTCGGGCGTGAATGTGGGTCGGCATGCAAAGATTCGCAATGCAATTATTGATAAAGGTGTATCCATCCCCAAAGGCTGTGAGATCGGCTATGACCTGGAAGCGGATAAAAGTCGCGGTTTTGCCGTTTCTGAATCCGGTATCGTGGTCATCGGGAAAATGGACGGGTTCCCCGCGCGGGTTGAATCCTGA
- a CDS encoding class I SAM-dependent methyltransferase, producing the protein MSTTDEKQTKSFYDRISHSYDMIADSNEHVAREKGLTALAIQEGESVLEIGYGTGHSLVALAEAVGAAGKVSGVDISDGMKTVSEKRVAEAGLADRVELMVANTPPLPFAEGSFDVVSMSFTLELFPLETIPAVLSEIKRVLKPGGRLGVVCMALPKEGEKDSFLEKTYKWMHQHFPHIVDCQPINATGLLQEAGFSLQVDDTMEIWTMPVSVLVGITPA; encoded by the coding sequence ATGAGCACCACCGACGAAAAACAGACAAAATCGTTTTATGACCGTATCAGCCATTCCTATGATATGATCGCTGATTCCAACGAGCATGTGGCCCGGGAAAAAGGGCTGACGGCGCTGGCGATTCAAGAGGGGGAATCAGTTCTGGAAATTGGTTATGGTACGGGACATTCACTGGTAGCGCTGGCGGAAGCTGTCGGGGCGGCGGGCAAGGTGAGCGGCGTGGATATTTCAGACGGCATGAAAACCGTCTCGGAAAAACGGGTCGCTGAAGCCGGCCTGGCAGATCGTGTGGAGTTGATGGTCGCCAATACACCTCCCCTCCCCTTTGCAGAGGGAAGTTTTGACGTTGTTTCTATGAGCTTTACCCTGGAACTGTTTCCGCTGGAAACCATCCCCGCAGTGCTGTCCGAAATCAAGCGGGTGCTGAAGCCGGGGGGCCGTCTGGGTGTCGTCTGCATGGCACTACCCAAAGAGGGGGAAAAAGACAGTTTCCTGGAAAAAACCTACAAATGGATGCACCAGCACTTCCCACACATTGTCGACTGTCAGCCCATCAATGCGACCGGTTTACTGCAGGAGGCCGGCTTTTCGCTTCAGGTAGATGACACCATGGAAATCTGGACGATGCCTGTCTCAGTGCTGGTAGGCATAACTCCCGCCTGA